Proteins from one Deinococcus budaensis genomic window:
- a CDS encoding PSP1 domain-containing protein has translation MLSEEPHAVGTRVVVQGKRGPEVATVRGEGQAPDPQGRYGAVLRGASTQDLARWEELHRQGEDLKWLLRARARERGLPVKIVAVEFTLDESLVTVSYSAEDRIELGSLIGELRGHTRARVNFAAVGPREQAQMIGTLGACGRENCSSTHLQEFAPVSIRMARDQQLPLNPEKLSGPCGRLLCCLQFEHTQYLDLLAGLPRKNARVCHEGSGACGKVTKLHPLAGTVDVQTDQGLLTGIPAAELTRAPEAPGKGRRPEADA, from the coding sequence ATGCTCAGCGAGGAGCCGCACGCGGTGGGGACGCGCGTCGTGGTGCAGGGCAAACGCGGCCCGGAGGTCGCCACCGTGCGCGGCGAGGGGCAGGCGCCCGACCCGCAGGGGCGTTACGGGGCCGTGCTGCGCGGCGCGAGTACCCAGGACCTGGCCCGCTGGGAGGAACTGCACCGCCAGGGCGAGGACCTCAAGTGGCTGCTGCGCGCCCGCGCCCGCGAACGCGGCCTGCCGGTCAAGATCGTGGCGGTCGAGTTCACGCTCGACGAGAGCCTCGTCACGGTGAGCTACAGCGCCGAAGACCGCATCGAGCTGGGCAGCCTGATCGGCGAGCTGCGCGGCCACACGCGCGCCCGGGTGAACTTCGCGGCGGTCGGCCCGCGCGAGCAGGCGCAGATGATCGGCACCCTGGGCGCCTGCGGCCGCGAGAACTGCTCTTCGACCCACCTTCAGGAGTTCGCGCCCGTCAGCATCCGCATGGCGCGCGACCAGCAGCTTCCGCTGAACCCCGAAAAGCTCTCCGGCCCCTGCGGGCGGCTGCTGTGCTGCCTGCAATTCGAGCACACCCAGTACCTCGACCTGCTCGCCGGGTTGCCGCGCAAGAATGCCCGGGTCTGTCACGAGGGCAGCGGCGCCTGCGGCAAGGTCACCAAGCTGCACCCCCTGGCCGGAACCGTGGACGTGCAGACCGACCAGGGCCTGCTGACCGGCATTCCCGCCGCCGAGCTGACCCGCGCGCCCGAGGCCCCCGGCAAGGGCAGGCGCCCCGAAGCCGACGCCTGA
- a CDS encoding RidA family protein, giving the protein MKDIVETASAPAAIGPYSQAVTFGNLVMTSGQIPLTPDGTLVEGGIEAQTRQVLDNLVAVLREAGTDLGRVVKTTVFLADMNEFSAMNAVYAEYFQAPFPARSTVQVARLPRDVRVEIEVIAERH; this is encoded by the coding sequence ATGAAAGACATCGTGGAAACCGCCAGCGCTCCCGCCGCCATCGGTCCCTACAGCCAGGCGGTGACGTTCGGCAACCTGGTGATGACCAGCGGCCAGATTCCGCTGACGCCCGACGGCACGCTGGTCGAGGGCGGCATCGAGGCCCAGACCCGTCAGGTGCTGGACAACCTCGTCGCCGTGCTGCGCGAAGCGGGCACCGATCTGGGGCGGGTGGTCAAGACCACCGTCTTTCTGGCGGACATGAACGAGTTCTCGGCCATGAACGCCGTGTACGCCGAGTACTTCCAGGCTCCCTTTCCGGCCCGCAGCACCGTGCAGGTCGCCCGCCTTCCCCGCGACGTGCGCGTGGAGATCGAGGTGATCGCCGAGCGTCACTGA
- a CDS encoding PP2C family protein-serine/threonine phosphatase, protein MRAAASPLLSSGLLTDVGRQRSVNQDAALALDLPQGGLYAVADGMGGHAAGELAANLALDSLSQHYLDGRASPPERLAEAVQAANLAVLRHAVGEYVGMGTTLLALLVDRGAALVAHVGDSRAYLLRSGELHRLTDDHSWVAEQVRLGHLTEEEARHHQWRSVVSNALGGEERVRLELFGLPLRAGDRLLLCSDGLSGVVGDRALLELLMRPQAPERAARTLVNAANDAGGPDNITAVVVDILRDTRPPRYALPGRQEGGPLYVDVLLSAQRGSSPLTYLLLILAYFTLLGVMLVPEHRPLIGLLGALLLVGVTAAQRQARARLGRPPPRPAPIRAGTRPGGGDPRETPG, encoded by the coding sequence ATGCGCGCCGCCGCGTCGCCCTTGCTTTCCTCCGGTCTGCTGACGGATGTGGGGCGTCAACGGAGTGTGAATCAGGACGCCGCGCTGGCGCTGGACCTGCCGCAGGGCGGGCTGTACGCGGTCGCGGACGGCATGGGCGGGCACGCCGCCGGGGAACTCGCGGCCAACCTGGCGCTCGACAGCCTCAGCCAGCATTACCTCGACGGGCGGGCCTCGCCGCCCGAGCGGCTGGCCGAGGCGGTGCAGGCGGCCAATCTGGCGGTGCTGAGACACGCGGTGGGCGAGTACGTCGGGATGGGCACGACCCTGCTCGCGCTGCTGGTCGACCGGGGCGCGGCGCTGGTGGCGCACGTGGGCGACTCGCGGGCCTACCTGCTGCGCTCGGGCGAGCTGCACCGCCTCACCGACGACCACTCCTGGGTGGCCGAGCAGGTGCGGCTGGGGCACCTGACCGAGGAAGAGGCCCGGCACCACCAGTGGCGCAGCGTGGTCAGCAACGCGCTGGGCGGCGAGGAACGGGTGCGGCTGGAGCTGTTCGGGCTGCCGCTGCGTGCCGGAGACCGCCTGCTGCTGTGCAGCGACGGTCTCAGCGGCGTGGTGGGCGACCGCGCCCTGCTCGAACTGCTGATGCGGCCCCAGGCGCCCGAGCGCGCCGCGCGCACGCTGGTCAACGCCGCCAACGACGCGGGCGGCCCGGACAACATCACGGCCGTCGTGGTGGACATCCTGCGCGACACCCGGCCGCCGCGCTACGCCCTGCCGGGGCGCCAGGAGGGTGGGCCGCTGTACGTGGACGTGCTGCTCAGCGCCCAGCGCGGCAGCAGCCCGCTGACTTACCTGCTCTTGATCCTGGCCTATTTCACGCTGCTGGGCGTGATGCTGGTGCCCGAGCACCGCCCCCTAATCGGCCTGCTGGGCGCGCTGCTGCTGGTCGGGGTCACGGCCGCCCAGCGCCAGGCCCGCGCCCGGCTGGGCCGCCCGCCGCCCCGCCCCGCCCCCATCCGCGCGGGCACCCGCCCGGGGGGCGGCGACCCGCGTGAGACGCCCGGCTGA
- a CDS encoding YbjN domain-containing protein → MQPATPAAVAAGLREAGYRVTVNAPAAGEAPSLSVVAGKYELDMWFSGCQAGSCARVTVSLGWELGADDPDLAFLNEWNSDAFTQAYVYEDAYYLDSTLTLRGGHTRAALRAWLSDYLSDVAEFGARLP, encoded by the coding sequence GTGCAGCCGGCCACGCCCGCCGCTGTCGCCGCAGGCCTGCGCGAGGCGGGTTACCGCGTGACCGTGAACGCTCCCGCAGCGGGCGAGGCCCCCAGCCTGAGCGTGGTCGCCGGAAAATACGAACTGGACATGTGGTTCAGCGGTTGCCAGGCGGGCAGCTGCGCCCGCGTCACCGTCAGCCTGGGCTGGGAGCTGGGCGCGGACGATCCCGACCTGGCTTTTCTGAACGAGTGGAACAGTGACGCCTTTACCCAGGCCTACGTCTACGAGGACGCCTATTACCTCGACAGCACGCTGACCCTGCGTGGCGGCCACACCCGCGCGGCGCTGCGGGCCTGGCTGAGCGACTATCTCAGCGACGTGGCCGAATTCGGGGCCAGGCTGCCCTGA
- a CDS encoding bifunctional nicotinamide-nucleotide adenylyltransferase/Nudix hydroxylase, with protein sequence MTAPRDPALTSPPPPAPPGGFRHAFGVYIGRFEPPHAAHRLVMLEALERVQTLIVVIGSARAARTPKNPFSAGEREAVIRAMLEEAGTAPGRLRFVQVRDYFYNEGLWLSEVQRGVGAHTAGSADVALIGHLKDDSSYYLRSFPAWTFIPTQVVSPLSATDVRGAYFGDRLDEVRGMVPPAVHAFLEAFRQTDEYAELRAEAEHLRAYRAAWAAAPFAPVFVTADAVVTRSGHVLLVRRAGQPGRGRLALPGGFLTPPERLLACAVRHAHRETGLDEALDLPTRLHAQAVFDYPERSLRGRTVTHAFHFDLGLGPLPPLRATADAAEALWLPLGDALAWPEAFFEDHHAIIEHFLMRG encoded by the coding sequence ATGACGGCCCCGCGCGACCCCGCCCTGACCTCGCCCCCGCCCCCGGCGCCGCCCGGCGGCTTTCGCCACGCCTTCGGGGTGTATATCGGGCGCTTCGAGCCGCCGCACGCGGCCCACCGGCTGGTGATGCTGGAGGCGCTCGAAAGGGTGCAGACCTTGATCGTGGTGATCGGGAGCGCCCGCGCCGCGCGCACGCCCAAGAATCCCTTTAGCGCCGGGGAGCGCGAGGCGGTGATCCGGGCGATGCTGGAGGAAGCCGGCACGGCGCCGGGGCGGCTGCGCTTCGTGCAGGTGCGCGACTACTTCTACAACGAGGGCCTGTGGCTGTCCGAGGTGCAGCGCGGGGTGGGAGCGCACACCGCCGGAAGCGCCGACGTGGCCCTGATCGGCCACCTCAAGGACGACAGCAGCTACTACCTGCGCTCCTTTCCCGCCTGGACCTTCATCCCCACGCAGGTGGTCAGCCCGCTGAGCGCCACCGACGTGCGGGGCGCCTATTTCGGGGACCGCCTGGACGAGGTGCGCGGCATGGTGCCGCCCGCCGTCCACGCCTTTCTGGAGGCCTTCCGGCAGACAGACGAGTACGCCGAGCTGCGCGCCGAGGCCGAGCACCTGCGCGCCTACCGCGCGGCCTGGGCGGCGGCGCCCTTCGCGCCGGTCTTCGTGACGGCCGACGCGGTGGTCACGCGCAGCGGGCACGTGCTGCTGGTCCGCCGCGCCGGGCAGCCGGGACGCGGACGGCTCGCCCTGCCGGGCGGATTCCTGACCCCCCCCGAGCGGCTGCTGGCCTGCGCCGTGCGCCACGCCCACCGCGAGACCGGGCTGGACGAGGCCCTCGACCTCCCCACCCGGCTGCACGCCCAGGCGGTTTTCGACTACCCGGAGCGCAGCCTGCGTGGGCGCACGGTCACCCACGCCTTCCATTTCGACCTGGGGCTGGGGCCGCTGCCGCCGCTGCGGGCCACCGCCGACGCGGCCGAGGCGCTGTGGCTGCCGCTGGGAGACGCGCTGGCCTGGCCCGAGGCCTTTTTCGAGGACCACCACGCGATCATCGAGCACTTCCTGATGCGGGGGTAG
- a CDS encoding cysteine hydrolase family protein, with the protein MTLREQATQQADLLGRWLDDLQDVTLDVPPTRVAVVCVDLIEGFTRLGPLASPRVTAIIPQVVGLIGRLLDAGVPAANVVLVQDEHPADAREFAAYPPHCIAGTPEAEAVAELQALPEFAQFRHFRKNSIASHTSPEFRAWLEAADFDVVVAVGDVTDLCLYTLALHLVTDGMARQLARQVVVPADCAQTWDAPGHPGDLYHALFLHQLERNGVQVVRRLGV; encoded by the coding sequence ATGACCCTCCGCGAACAGGCGACGCAGCAGGCCGACCTTCTGGGACGCTGGCTGGACGATCTCCAGGACGTGACCCTGGACGTCCCGCCCACGCGGGTGGCGGTCGTGTGTGTGGACCTGATCGAGGGCTTTACCCGGCTGGGGCCGCTCGCCAGTCCCCGGGTGACCGCGATCATCCCGCAGGTGGTCGGGCTGATCGGCAGGCTGCTGGACGCGGGCGTGCCCGCCGCGAACGTCGTGCTGGTGCAGGACGAGCACCCGGCGGACGCCCGCGAGTTCGCCGCCTACCCGCCCCACTGCATTGCGGGCACCCCCGAAGCCGAGGCGGTGGCCGAGCTGCAAGCTCTGCCCGAATTTGCCCAGTTCCGGCACTTCCGCAAGAACAGCATCGCCAGCCACACCAGCCCGGAGTTCCGAGCGTGGCTGGAGGCCGCCGACTTCGACGTGGTGGTCGCCGTGGGCGACGTGACCGACCTGTGCCTCTACACGCTCGCGCTGCACCTCGTCACCGACGGGATGGCCCGGCAACTCGCGCGGCAGGTCGTCGTGCCCGCCGACTGCGCCCAGACCTGGGACGCGCCCGGGCACCCCGGCGACCTCTACCACGCCCTGTTCCTGCACCAGCTGGAGCGCAACGGGGTGCAGGTCGTGCGCCGCCTGGGGGTCTAG
- a CDS encoding TM2 domain-containing protein, producing MTRDDRSDDPPQGPPPDQRPPTRPEVPSWVDEVLSAQSNPPPTAPSAPAPVPDITVASVDPAAVARPASSPPSGSSDLRIPETQAAQPRPTPLTPPDRTAPPQPAPRPAAQTAPTLLDSADDWIARATGGAARSPSMPGSSAPSAASPSPSPLQTEAVTHAPVPTRPPDPWALGQSAASGPVPGDIATRRLIAGLLAIVLGSFGVHKLYLGITTPGLIMLAVNVGVWIVALLLGLITFGIGLVVTLPLAGLVSGALGLLGLVEGILYLTKSDSDFYQQYVVEKKPWL from the coding sequence ATGACCCGAGACGACCGCAGCGACGACCCGCCGCAGGGACCGCCCCCGGACCAGCGCCCCCCCACCAGGCCCGAGGTGCCCTCCTGGGTAGACGAGGTGCTGAGCGCCCAGAGCAACCCGCCACCCACAGCGCCCAGCGCCCCGGCCCCCGTCCCGGACATCACGGTGGCGAGCGTGGACCCCGCCGCCGTGGCCCGCCCGGCGTCCAGCCCTCCCTCCGGCAGCAGCGACCTGCGGATTCCCGAGACGCAGGCCGCGCAGCCCCGCCCGACGCCGCTCACGCCGCCCGACCGGACGGCACCCCCCCAGCCTGCGCCCCGGCCTGCCGCCCAGACAGCGCCGACGCTGCTCGACTCGGCCGACGACTGGATCGCGCGGGCGACCGGGGGCGCGGCGCGCAGTCCCTCCATGCCCGGCTCCAGCGCGCCGTCCGCCGCCTCTCCCTCCCCCTCCCCCCTCCAGACCGAGGCCGTCACGCACGCGCCGGTGCCGACCCGTCCGCCGGACCCCTGGGCGCTGGGGCAGTCTGCCGCCAGTGGCCCCGTGCCCGGCGACATCGCCACCCGGCGGCTGATCGCCGGGTTGCTCGCCATCGTGCTGGGCAGCTTCGGCGTTCACAAGCTGTACCTGGGCATCACCACGCCGGGGCTGATCATGCTCGCGGTGAATGTGGGCGTGTGGATCGTGGCGCTGCTGCTGGGGCTGATCACGTTCGGTATCGGGCTGGTCGTCACCCTGCCCCTCGCCGGGCTGGTGAGCGGGGCGCTGGGGTTGCTGGGGCTGGTCGAGGGCATCCTGTACCTCACCAAGTCGGACAGCGACTTTTACCAGCAGTACGTCGTGGAGAAAAAGCCCTGGCTGTGA
- a CDS encoding aminotransferase class I/II-fold pyridoxal phosphate-dependent enzyme, giving the protein MSDARDPLPDWPTPDWPTPNWHYETTAVQSAIPRGLGETVGIPVHQAAAFQFTTLEEAQSEFAQGTGLSYARLQNPTVRALEERLTALEGGAATVALASGQAATLTAILSVCRAGDHVVSTASLFGGSAGLLNNVLPLMGISATLTANTPQAIAAAMRPNTRLVWAETIGNPAGDVPDLAALAEVAHGQGALLGVDNTWGGVGLLCRPLEHGADLVTHSLTKWAGGHGSVMGGSVTVGTRHDLTRNPLYTEGGESSLLSVRGEAALGWRARWFGAHQLGMTLAPHSAFLIAQGLETLALRLRHESATALALAGWLDARPEVGRVSYPGLPGSPHHALAQRYLRGGCGAVLTFEVPDPAAFLARLRVIRIAPNLGDTRTLIVHPWTTTHGRLPEAARTAAGVTPQTLRLSVGLEALEDLQADLAGALD; this is encoded by the coding sequence ATGTCCGACGCCCGCGACCCTCTCCCGGATTGGCCCACTCCCGATTGGCCCACTCCCAATTGGCACTACGAAACCACCGCTGTGCAAAGCGCCATCCCGCGCGGGCTGGGCGAGACGGTGGGCATCCCGGTCCATCAGGCCGCCGCCTTTCAGTTCACCACGCTGGAAGAAGCCCAGAGCGAGTTTGCCCAGGGCACCGGCCTGAGCTACGCCCGGCTCCAGAACCCCACCGTGCGGGCGCTGGAAGAACGCCTCACCGCGCTGGAGGGTGGCGCCGCGACGGTCGCCCTCGCCAGTGGGCAGGCGGCCACCCTCACGGCGATCCTGAGCGTGTGCCGCGCCGGGGACCATGTGGTGTCCACCGCCAGCCTGTTTGGCGGCAGCGCGGGCCTCTTGAACAACGTGCTGCCCTTGATGGGTATCTCGGCCACCCTGACCGCGAACACGCCGCAGGCCATCGCGGCGGCGATGCGCCCGAACACGCGGCTGGTGTGGGCCGAGACCATCGGCAACCCCGCCGGGGACGTGCCGGACCTCGCGGCGCTGGCGGAGGTGGCGCACGGGCAGGGGGCGCTGCTGGGGGTGGACAACACCTGGGGCGGCGTCGGCCTGCTGTGCCGTCCGCTGGAGCACGGCGCCGACCTCGTGACCCACTCGCTGACCAAGTGGGCGGGCGGGCACGGCAGCGTGATGGGGGGCAGCGTGACCGTGGGCACCCGGCACGACCTGACCCGCAACCCCCTCTACACCGAGGGCGGCGAGAGCAGCCTGCTGAGTGTCCGGGGTGAGGCCGCGCTGGGCTGGCGGGCGCGCTGGTTCGGGGCGCACCAGCTCGGGATGACGCTCGCGCCGCACAGCGCCTTTCTGATCGCGCAGGGCCTGGAGACGCTGGCGCTGCGGCTACGACACGAGTCGGCCACGGCCCTCGCGCTGGCTGGGTGGCTGGACGCCCGGCCGGAGGTCGGCCGCGTGAGCTACCCCGGCCTGCCCGGCAGCCCCCACCACGCCCTGGCGCAGCGTTACCTGCGCGGCGGCTGCGGGGCTGTCCTCACCTTCGAGGTGCCCGACCCCGCCGCCTTCCTGGCCCGGCTGCGGGTGATCCGCATCGCGCCCAACCTGGGCGACACCCGTACCCTGATCGTCCACCCCTGGACCACCACCCACGGCCGCCTCCCCGAAGCGGCCCGCACGGCGGCCGGGGTCACGCCGCAGACCCTGCGCCTGAGCGTGGGCCTGGAGGCGTTGGAGGATTTGCAGGCGGACTTGGCGGGAGCGCTGGACTAA
- a CDS encoding NUDIX domain-containing protein, whose protein sequence is MSYLGDLRAVWGSGVLISVGVGVLLQDESGRVLLQQRGDSGLWGTPGGGLEPGEDFLTAARRELLEETGLECSNLALLGLGEGLVSGPEFYHRYPNGHEVYQVGMRAYGTLPASALEYAAPDDSGETLALAWFELDGLPPLSSNIDRAKLNVLRVRADLPPLPLLPFPEAPPHDDHLTRLRAAVGPRPLFAPGASVLVTDDRERLLLLRHGRTGRWVLPGGKLHPGESFEACARRELAEETGLRAGRLTPVQLLQGPEFRYEDSGAWDSVGVLYRAEGVTGKLTLPQDEVTDARWWSPGELREAELLGMYTRRAVETWRGRASLVP, encoded by the coding sequence ATGTCCTACCTGGGAGACTTACGCGCCGTGTGGGGAAGTGGCGTCTTGATTTCCGTGGGCGTCGGAGTGTTGCTTCAGGATGAATCGGGCCGAGTCCTGCTCCAGCAGCGCGGAGACAGTGGCCTCTGGGGCACGCCCGGCGGCGGCCTGGAACCTGGCGAAGACTTTCTGACTGCTGCCCGCCGCGAACTGCTGGAGGAGACCGGGCTGGAGTGTTCAAATCTCGCACTGCTGGGATTGGGCGAGGGGCTGGTCAGCGGCCCGGAGTTCTATCACCGCTACCCCAACGGGCATGAGGTTTATCAGGTTGGAATGCGGGCCTACGGCACGCTACCCGCCTCAGCCCTGGAATATGCCGCGCCAGACGACAGCGGCGAGACGCTCGCGCTGGCGTGGTTCGAACTGGATGGATTACCGCCGCTGAGCAGCAATATCGACCGCGCGAAATTGAACGTGCTGCGCGTCCGGGCGGACCTGCCGCCCCTGCCGCTCCTCCCCTTCCCGGAGGCCCCACCCCACGACGACCACCTGACGCGGCTGCGGGCGGCGGTCGGCCCCCGCCCCCTCTTCGCCCCCGGCGCCAGCGTGCTCGTCACCGACGACCGCGAGCGCCTGCTCCTGCTGCGGCATGGCCGGACGGGGCGCTGGGTGCTGCCCGGCGGCAAGCTGCACCCCGGCGAGAGCTTCGAGGCGTGCGCGCGGCGTGAACTGGCCGAGGAAACCGGGCTGCGGGCCGGGCGGTTGACCCCAGTGCAGCTTCTGCAAGGGCCGGAGTTCCGCTACGAGGACTCCGGGGCATGGGACAGCGTGGGCGTGCTGTACCGCGCGGAGGGTGTGACGGGCAAACTCACGTTGCCGCAGGATGAGGTCACGGACGCGCGCTGGTGGTCGCCGGGAGAGCTGAGGGAGGCGGAGTTGCTGGGAATGTACACCCGGCGGGCGGTGGAGACGTGGCGGGGCCGCGCTAGCCTCGTGCCATGA
- a CDS encoding phenylalanine--tRNA ligase subunit beta, protein MKLPYSWLKELVPALPPVSDLEPLLASLGLPLEGVEEVPAPAEGVVLATVTQAEPLPGTALTRLALDVGPHGAREIASGAPNAVGLPVGTMVALVTPGTRLGDVEYGVRPMQGVESWGMAASAKELGVGESSAGLLLFPAGTAAPGTPMRELWAADSVLDVEVTPNRADVLSALGLARDLAAYLGTELVEPEAGPAASGEGEIRVVLPPRGVTLERDPSGKIRFGCDHFAARTVGGLQNGPAPLWMQRRLTLAGMRSIDLIVDTSNYVMLELGQPTALYDRRDVEGDQIVVSFGLRQGETVRDLLGGEHTVGPEDLLIRDGREVGIPSVAEAFATAGQPKAGQGVLGIAGIMGGDHGHVRADTADVVIESAHFDPVLLRRTSTRLGLKTDAVYRYERGVDPLLAPRAADRVAGLLARHGGGQVHPGATVVGQPELPGPIGATGEQIRALLGMEITSREMAALLTRLGCQVVQDGEHLTVTPPPWRVDMVLWQDLAEEVARLHGYAHLPETLPTLRVHPSNVGAERDSAARADLRRTLAGLGAQEVVTYTFTSDEEAHQARAARPGVRLQNPLSADRTGLRTALYPSLLKAAQAHPRGERVLLFEIGRVFPASGEAERLGLLMRGPLAPATYQPGVAGSFAAFKGLVEAFAAGQGAALEVRQVRGEAVPPALHPGIAGEVVWNGQSVGWLGALHPEIAAEFGLKGETYLLEAGLPLPGRAWGFRDPSRAPAAWRDLAVIAPRGVSYGEVAALLRGEAGELLESVQPFDVYEGEQVGEGNRSVAVRLVFRGERTLTDAEVDPVMDRLMDAVRAQGWSIREK, encoded by the coding sequence ATGAAACTGCCCTACTCCTGGCTCAAGGAACTTGTCCCCGCCCTCCCGCCTGTCTCCGACCTCGAACCCCTCCTCGCCTCGCTGGGGCTGCCACTGGAAGGGGTGGAGGAGGTGCCCGCCCCGGCCGAGGGCGTCGTGCTCGCCACCGTCACGCAGGCCGAGCCTCTGCCCGGCACCGCGCTGACCCGCCTCGCGCTCGACGTGGGGCCGCACGGGGCGCGGGAGATCGCTTCGGGGGCGCCCAACGCGGTGGGCCTTCCCGTCGGAACGATGGTCGCCCTCGTGACCCCTGGCACCCGCCTGGGCGACGTGGAATACGGCGTGCGCCCGATGCAGGGCGTGGAGTCGTGGGGCATGGCCGCGAGCGCGAAGGAACTCGGGGTCGGGGAAAGCAGCGCCGGACTGCTGCTGTTCCCGGCGGGGACGGCGGCGCCCGGCACGCCCATGCGCGAGCTATGGGCCGCCGACTCGGTCCTCGACGTGGAGGTCACCCCCAACCGCGCCGACGTGCTGAGCGCCTTGGGCCTCGCCCGCGACCTCGCGGCGTACCTGGGCACCGAGCTGGTGGAGCCGGAAGCTGGCCCCGCCGCCAGCGGGGAGGGCGAGATTCGTGTCGTCCTTCCCCCGCGTGGGGTGACGCTGGAGCGCGACCCCTCCGGCAAGATTCGGTTCGGCTGCGACCACTTCGCGGCCCGGACCGTGGGCGGCTTGCAGAACGGCCCCGCGCCCCTGTGGATGCAGCGCCGCCTGACCCTGGCGGGGATGCGCTCCATTGACTTGATCGTGGACACCAGCAACTACGTGATGCTGGAACTCGGCCAGCCCACCGCCCTCTACGACCGCCGCGACGTGGAGGGCGACCAGATCGTCGTCTCCTTCGGGCTGCGGCAGGGCGAAACCGTGCGCGACCTGCTGGGGGGCGAGCACACCGTCGGCCCCGAAGACCTGCTGATCCGCGACGGGCGCGAGGTGGGCATTCCCAGCGTGGCGGAGGCCTTCGCCACGGCGGGCCAGCCGAAAGCGGGCCAGGGCGTATTAGGCATTGCGGGCATCATGGGCGGCGACCACGGGCACGTGCGGGCGGACACGGCGGACGTGGTGATCGAGTCCGCGCACTTTGACCCCGTGTTGCTGCGCCGCACGAGCACCCGCCTGGGCCTCAAGACCGACGCCGTCTACCGCTACGAGCGCGGCGTGGACCCCCTGCTCGCGCCCCGCGCCGCCGACCGGGTGGCGGGGCTGCTCGCCCGGCACGGCGGCGGCCAGGTCCATCCCGGCGCGACCGTCGTGGGCCAGCCCGAACTCCCCGGCCCCATCGGGGCGACGGGCGAGCAGATTCGTGCCCTGCTGGGCATGGAGATCACCAGCCGGGAGATGGCCGCGCTGCTGACCCGGCTGGGCTGTCAGGTCGTGCAGGACGGCGAACACCTGACTGTCACCCCGCCGCCGTGGCGGGTGGATATGGTGCTGTGGCAGGACCTCGCGGAGGAGGTCGCCCGGCTGCACGGCTACGCGCACCTTCCCGAGACGCTGCCTACCCTGCGCGTCCACCCCAGCAACGTGGGCGCCGAGCGGGACAGCGCCGCCCGCGCCGACCTGCGCCGCACCCTCGCCGGGCTGGGCGCTCAGGAGGTCGTGACCTACACTTTTACCAGCGACGAGGAGGCCCATCAGGCCCGCGCCGCGCGTCCCGGCGTACGCCTGCAAAATCCCCTCAGCGCTGACCGGACCGGGCTGCGGACCGCCCTCTACCCCAGCCTGCTGAAGGCCGCCCAGGCCCACCCCAGGGGCGAGCGGGTGCTGTTGTTCGAGATCGGGCGCGTCTTCCCGGCGTCGGGCGAGGCCGAGCGCCTCGGGCTGCTGATGCGCGGGCCGCTCGCCCCGGCGACCTACCAGCCTGGCGTGGCGGGGTCGTTCGCGGCGTTCAAGGGGCTGGTGGAAGCCTTCGCCGCCGGGCAGGGCGCGGCGCTGGAGGTGCGGCAGGTGCGCGGCGAGGCGGTGCCCCCGGCCCTGCACCCCGGCATCGCGGGCGAGGTCGTCTGGAACGGGCAAAGCGTGGGCTGGCTGGGCGCCCTGCACCCCGAGATCGCTGCCGAGTTCGGCCTGAAGGGAGAAACCTACCTGCTGGAAGCGGGCCTGCCGCTGCCGGGCCGCGCCTGGGGCTTCCGCGACCCCAGCCGCGCCCCCGCCGCGTGGCGCGACCTCGCCGTGATCGCCCCGCGTGGCGTGAGCTACGGCGAGGTGGCCGCCCTGCTGCGCGGGGAGGCGGGCGAGCTGCTGGAGAGCGTGCAACCCTTTGACGTCTACGAGGGCGAGCAGGTGGGCGAGGGCAACCGCAGCGTGGCCGTGCGCCTCGTCTTCCGGGGCGAGCGGACCCTGACCGACGCCGAGGTGGACCCCGTGATGGACCGCCTGATGGACGCGGTGCGGGCGCAGGGCTGGAGCATCCGCGAGAAGTAG